Part of the Rhipicephalus sanguineus isolate Rsan-2018 chromosome 5, BIME_Rsan_1.4, whole genome shotgun sequence genome is shown below.
GATAagtcatttaaggctttcgccttcgaggagCAGCGGAAATACATAATATTACGTCCAAGTCAATGCATATATCTTGTGAGTGCAAATAGCATGAAAGAAAGTTAATCAGTGACAAATATAAGCCTGAAGATAATAACAGTCAATTGTAGTACATTTGTAATTTTAAGCAATAAGAATGAGAATCTTCTCTAGAAGCCTCAATAGAATTTTATATTGCACATTCACGTCCTTGTGTAGAATACTTGTCAATAATTCTGGCAAACATTTTCTCCACTGGAACAATAATGTTTGTTTTCCTGCCATAAAGCTAGCCCCACAATACTAAAGGTCGTTATTCGTTTGCATATTCATTGAACAACTGTACTTGGAGAACACGCACACATGTACTAAGGTGTATAAAGGCGGCTGTTCACTTCTTTTCGCTAGTTCATGAATACATGAGCTTTATATCTCAGCATAACGTTTTAGCGAAAAGTTTGTGAGTCTACAAGACGGTACCACTTGCATTTCGGTTGCTAAATATCTCGTTTCCAGACGATCTGCCTACTAAATAACGTCCTCAAGGGTACGTAGGTAAGGCAATACCCTCAGTGAAGCATGCCTTTTGCTCCTGTCGCCAGCCTCAAAACACGCATATTGCGTCAGTGCGTGAATACTTACGACATGCAAAGGACCACACTAGACAAAGCACTATTGCAAAAAATCAAACTGGTACCTTAGCTCACATTGCAATTTTCGTAAAGGTTTGCTTTTCGATTATACAACCTTCCTTTCTAAACTAGTTGCGAGGGAAATTCTATTTCTAACGCCACTTTATGGCCCAGATTTGCTTCATTACGCTGTACTATTCTACAGTTGTACATAATTGGTTATTTTGAGAGGAATAAACGTTCTGGAATGTACTATGTGAGCACGGTTGATCCCAAGTAAAGTGAGGCCCGCCTAAAGATGTTTTATAATGTTCGTCAACACGATTAAAATTGTGAATACGTTAATAGTTTCTTTACAATCGGAGTATGAATGCTCGATGCCTTCGCTCTTACAACGGGAAAATCGGTTGTTTTCTACAAGATCTATGAAAAAACAAAACGTACATTGGCAAGGTGCCATGGTCAGAGCCGTCGCTTCAAGAGCCGGTAATACCTCCAAACCGGAGACTAACAAAATCTAATGAATGGTTTACGGTTCCGAGAAGAACAGAATTAGCGAGACAAACACCTTTGCTATGTCAGGCTTGCTTACACATTTCATTCGGACACGTCTATAAGGAGGTGGCGGTGTCTTCTGCGTAATACATATTGACATTGGAAGCTTGTTACTTGTCGCGCATGCTGTGGCTCGTCAAATTGCCTCAGACACGTGTGAGAGCTTCGCGAGAAGATGGTGGCCTTGACGGAACTCGTTCAGAGCCTCGTACAATTCACACGGCGAAGACGTACTACCCGTGAGCCGGACAAGTTAGACGAACAGACATATTTCGTATCACACGTATGGGCCTTGATGTATGAGAAAACGTTAGAGGGTCCAAGGATGTGGGGAATTTGCGGGTTTGAGCTAAATTAATCGCTCGCGGAACGTTACCGCTCGGCTCACCATGCAGCAACATGAAATCATCTTTGCCAAGCAGCTGTTGCGGGAAGAAAGCTGCGCCTGCATTACGTCACGGAAAAAGGGACTTTCCGAGAAGTTTTGAAAGACGGTTATATAAAAGCGTTATTGGCCAGCCCCGGGAGACGAGTATACCAGCAGAGGATCTTAAAGAGCAGGCGAATCAAGATGAGGACCTTGGTGAGCTTCTTTAAATGTTTATTTCGAACGCGAGGTTATACTGCATAACAGGAGTGAAGGCGAACTAGTACATTTCGGGTCGTTTTGGCCAGTTTACTTTTCTGACGGTTTTGGTCAGATGACAATTTTGGTCAGAACGAGACGAAAGTGATGAACAAAACTGTACCGATCAACCCGCTGCGTTGTCACTGGCTTGACACGCTGGTTGGATAGCGTATTTTATCTGCGACTGATAACTCACTAACGCTAGTACGCTTACAGTAAGAGGGCTAGACTGTTATCGAAGTCTCAAATGTAGTCTTAGCAATTGTACTCCATATGACAAGTTTCTGTTATTTAGAGGGTGTTATCAATTATCTATTGGAGCGATTCACACAACGGTTGTTgtacttcgtctttttttttatctgaagcAGATGCCGCCACAATTCTCGAAACGTACTGATCCTAAAAATTTACATTTTGCTCGGAATTACATGCCTTACACATTTCGGTACATCTGGCGGCATTTTAGTTCCTAGAGCTCTGGCACTCAACGTATTCACTACATGATGATGCAaaaggcagcgctagaacgaatgcAAAGGATGAGAAGATGAGAGGACATGCATCTTTTTCGTTTAGCGCGCCTTTTTACATCATGAACCAAAACCAACTTTCCCAACTATCAGTTATTCTGGTACGCACTACATGCATAATGACAATCTATAaataatgcaaaaaataaagaaaacgcatAGCGTTTCAGCTTTGTCTTGATACAAGGCAGCGCTCATTCTTTACAGTAGTTCCGTGTGATgacagagagagaagagagaagagaaGAGACTAGGTGGGATGATATAGTTAAGCTTGATGCTTGTTAGCTTTCAACATCCTAAAACACCCTGTTTATTTACTTTACAGTTCGCACTCCTAGTCATCTGTATCGTCGTGGCGGTCGCCTACGGTGGCCTGATCAGCCACCTTAAGGCCAAGAAGTACGGCCGTGGTTTTGGCCATGGCGGATACGGAGGCGGCTATGGCGGTGGATACGGTGGCTCGTACGGCGGATCCTACGGTGGCTCGTACGGTGGATCGTACGGCGGAGGCTACGGTGGCGGCGGATTCTGGGGCTAAAAAGATCGATTTTACTGTGACCTTGACAAGATTCCGACCAGGTATGCCCGTTCAATCACTGCCTAAACTTGATCACCGGGCAGTAATGAGCTATGTATTTGCACGATTTTGCATATTTGCCTATTCATTGTTAGACAATTATACAGGCTGCAAATTATTACAGACGATGGCGCACatttgctgtttctttttcttttcattttgggATAAACGAAACGACATTCGCACTCGACAGTAAAGATTTCCCTTATAATTTCACAGTATAACCTACCATATTTAGAAAAATGCATTCATTTGGTTTTATCGTTTTCATTGCTTTGGATACCCGGATCAACTTGCCACACTTATCGTTTAAACGAAGAATATAATGAGGTGTCGAGAAAATACGTCTTCAGATTGCGTAATCGCGCTGCATCAGAATCCGGACTAAAGTGAACATAACTGCGCAAAATCGAAATGCTAATATTGCTACGCGTACCAATACGACTTACGTGAAGCCAACTGAAATGCTTCTATTAGAGCACATATAGTCCACACACTAGCAGCACTTAGAGTTTATAGAAAGCTGTGCAATAATTGTGCTCTTTACCCAACAAGTCGAATATAAAGTACAAGGCCACATAACAGATTCCGGTCATCAAAAATAATCCAGATGCCTCCCCAGTGATCGCGCAAAAATTCATAGGTGATGGACCAAGGTTTTTCTCAACACAATAAACATATGTTTCTTTACTGCTGATTCTGCACTCTTCACTTAAGATTGTGTTCATATGACTGTCTATATTTGGTTATACCTCTAAAGCAGACTGTGTAACAAATTCCTTGAAAACATCCTCCTTCGCTAAGCAAAGTAACATGTGCCAAGTTAAAGGCGCAAAATACTCGTATAACAACATGTATATAGAAAAAATAAAGCTTTCTTTCCTAAAAGGAATTTGTGTGTTTGTTGGAAAGAAAGAAGTCATTAGGAATAATTTTGTTAATTCGCCTACAATTTACATCGATCTGAATTTTCCCTATTCTATGAATTATTTCTAACATGTCACTTCTTCTTCAGGTACCTGACCACTGAACCTACGATGTCGGATTCTGCGACATATCAACTTCATCCCAGTTTCACCTGCGCAAATTTCAGTATTTAAGTTGAATAAATGCAAAATGTCAAGCATTCAGTCGTATTGCGTTCCTTCTTGATCATGAAATGACAGCTTCTACAGTTAAACATAGCACAATTTCCAGAAACAAGATCTCTTGGTACTACCTTAGTTATGTTCTCTTCGTATAATGATAGTATTAATACTAATTTATTCTTGATCTTCCATGTCCCAAACCAACACTACGCCTATCTGGGTGCTACTATAGGAGCTGTCGGC
Proteins encoded:
- the LOC119392963 gene encoding glycine-rich protein 3-like, giving the protein MRTLFALLVICIVVAVAYGGLISHLKAKKYGRGFGHGGYGGGYGGGYGGSYGGSYGGSYGGSYGGGYGGGGFWG